From Caldanaerovirga acetigignens, one genomic window encodes:
- a CDS encoding transketolase family protein has translation MPKIATRDAYGEALAELGEEIKEIVVLDADLSKSTKTSVFAKKFPERFFNMGIAEQNLMGTAAGLATCGKIPFASTFAIFATGRAFEQVRNSICYPNLNVKIAATHAGITVGEDGATHQSIEDIALMRVMPNMTVISPADATETKMAVRAAAQIKGPVYLRLGRHPVETIFGEGYEFKPGKGVILREGKDVAIIATGVMVAEALKAAEMLEKDDIKAMVVNIHTIKPIDEEVILKAAECGAIVTAEEHSIIGGLGSAVAEVLSEKKPVPIKRIGIRDVFGMSGKPEELMKAYGLAAEDIAEAARTLRR, from the coding sequence ATGCCGAAGATAGCGACAAGAGACGCTTATGGTGAAGCCCTCGCCGAACTGGGAGAAGAGATAAAAGAAATAGTTGTTCTGGATGCCGACCTATCCAAATCCACAAAAACCAGCGTTTTTGCCAAAAAATTTCCCGAGCGTTTCTTTAACATGGGTATAGCCGAACAAAACCTGATGGGAACAGCGGCGGGCCTTGCAACCTGCGGCAAGATACCTTTTGCCAGCACTTTTGCCATATTTGCCACAGGCAGGGCCTTCGAACAGGTGAGGAACTCCATCTGTTACCCGAACTTGAACGTAAAAATAGCCGCGACCCACGCAGGCATCACCGTAGGGGAAGACGGAGCTACTCACCAATCCATAGAAGACATAGCACTAATGAGGGTAATGCCAAACATGACGGTGATAAGTCCGGCAGATGCAACGGAGACCAAAATGGCGGTAAGGGCTGCAGCTCAAATCAAAGGACCGGTGTATTTAAGACTGGGCCGGCACCCGGTAGAGACCATATTCGGGGAAGGATATGAATTTAAACCGGGCAAAGGGGTTATATTGAGGGAAGGAAAGGATGTGGCAATAATAGCTACCGGCGTCATGGTGGCCGAAGCCCTGAAGGCAGCGGAAATGTTGGAAAAGGATGACATAAAAGCCATGGTCGTCAACATCCACACAATAAAGCCGATTGACGAAGAAGTCATCTTAAAAGCTGCCGAATGCGGAGCCATTGTCACCGCCGAGGAGCACAGCATAATTGGGGGCTTGGGCAGCGCGGTAGCTGAAGTGCTTTCCGAGAAAAAGCCCGTACCCATAAAAAGGATAGGCATCCGCGACGTTTTCGGCATGTCCGGCAAACCCGAAGAGCTGATGAAAGCCTATGGCCTTGCTGCAGAAGATATAGCGGAGGCTGCAAGGACATTGCGGCGGTAG
- a CDS encoding transketolase, whose protein sequence is MQVSKEKLEELTKAARKVRRSIIEMTAEAGSGHPGGSLSCADILVALYFHEMKVDPQNPDWPDRDRFVLSKGHAAPALYAVLAERGYFPKEELKTLRKINSILQGHPDMKKTPGVDMTTGSLGQGLSAANGMALAGKLDGKSYRVYVLLGDGELEEGQVWEAAMAAAHYKLDNLTAFVDHNGLQIDGPIVQVMSPEIIQEKFRAFGWHVIDVDGHDFEDILRAIEEAKSIKEKPTVIVAKTVKGKGVPFMENQVDWHGKAPSKEQAEEALKVL, encoded by the coding sequence ATGCAAGTATCTAAAGAAAAGCTGGAAGAATTGACGAAAGCGGCCCGGAAAGTAAGGCGTAGCATCATTGAAATGACGGCCGAGGCGGGCTCAGGCCATCCGGGAGGGTCGCTATCCTGTGCAGATATTTTGGTTGCCCTTTATTTTCACGAAATGAAGGTAGACCCTCAAAACCCCGATTGGCCTGACAGGGACAGGTTTGTGCTTTCAAAAGGTCATGCGGCCCCGGCGCTTTATGCAGTGCTGGCCGAAAGGGGCTATTTCCCGAAAGAAGAACTGAAGACTTTGCGCAAAATAAACTCCATTCTGCAAGGGCACCCCGATATGAAAAAGACGCCCGGAGTGGACATGACTACAGGTTCCCTGGGTCAGGGGCTTTCGGCGGCGAATGGAATGGCCTTGGCCGGAAAACTTGACGGCAAAAGCTACAGGGTCTATGTGCTCCTGGGAGATGGTGAGCTTGAAGAAGGGCAGGTCTGGGAAGCTGCAATGGCTGCAGCTCATTATAAGCTCGACAACCTAACGGCCTTTGTGGACCACAATGGTCTTCAAATAGATGGTCCTATAGTCCAGGTGATGTCGCCTGAAATAATACAAGAAAAATTCAGGGCCTTCGGCTGGCACGTAATAGATGTAGACGGCCACGATTTTGAAGACATATTGCGAGCTATAGAAGAGGCGAAAAGTATTAAAGAAAAGCCGACCGTAATAGTAGCGAAAACCGTAAAAGGAAAAGGAGTGCCTTTTATGGAAAACCAAGTGGATTGGCACGGCAAAGCCCCATCAAAGGAGCAAGCCGAAGAAGCGCTAAAAGTACTTTAA
- a CDS encoding YitT family protein has product MKLRSNILDYLLIVIGCFIASLGLTMFLVPNKVAAGGVSGLATVLHYLFGLPVGWTMLAFNIPLFITGIIFLGPIFGAKTVVGTILLSVFTELTKNFPVLTRDLLLSSVYGGIVLGLGLGLVFRTRATTGGSDIAAMLIHHFIPIVSIGQGILIIDFFVIALNGISFNWEIAMYSWIALYVSSKVIDIVQEGINYAKAVYIISDRNDEIQKRILEDLGRGITLFEAKGGYTGENRKVVMCAVTRLELPKLKRIIWDIDPKAFIIIHDVHEVLGEGFTFVSQEDSHK; this is encoded by the coding sequence TTGAAGCTCAGGTCGAATATTCTGGATTACCTCCTGATTGTCATAGGTTGCTTTATAGCGTCCTTGGGCCTCACCATGTTTCTTGTTCCAAACAAAGTGGCAGCCGGTGGGGTAAGCGGTCTTGCCACGGTGCTCCACTATCTTTTCGGGTTGCCTGTGGGATGGACGATGCTGGCTTTCAACATCCCCCTCTTTATAACAGGGATTATCTTTTTGGGCCCCATTTTCGGCGCAAAAACTGTGGTAGGTACCATACTCCTTTCGGTCTTCACGGAACTCACAAAAAATTTTCCCGTTTTGACGCGGGACTTGCTGCTTTCAAGCGTATACGGCGGCATCGTGCTGGGCCTGGGGCTTGGGCTGGTCTTCAGGACCAGGGCAACTACAGGTGGCTCCGACATAGCTGCAATGCTCATTCATCACTTCATACCAATCGTGAGCATTGGCCAAGGGATACTGATAATAGACTTTTTCGTAATAGCGTTGAACGGTATTTCCTTCAACTGGGAGATCGCCATGTATTCATGGATAGCCCTCTACGTCAGCAGCAAGGTGATAGATATCGTCCAGGAGGGTATCAATTACGCGAAAGCAGTTTACATAATTTCAGATAGAAATGATGAGATACAAAAAAGGATTTTAGAAGACTTGGGGAGGGGGATAACGCTTTTTGAGGCGAAAGGCGGCTACACCGGAGAAAACAGGAAGGTTGTAATGTGCGCAGTAACGAGGCTCGAGCTTCCAAAGTTAAAGCGGATTATCTGGGATATAGACCCCAAGGCTTTTATAATTATTCACGACGTGCATGAAGTTCTGGGAGAAGGGTTTACATTTGTAAGTCAGGAAGATAGTCACAAATAA